Proteins encoded by one window of Syntrophorhabdaceae bacterium:
- a CDS encoding YHS domain-containing protein, which produces MSDEREIVKCPVCHTEIEIGSQVAKLYGAVRAAPRAQSNYEGKDYFFCCKACKKRFDEDPIKFIKG; this is translated from the coding sequence ATGTCAGATGAGCGTGAGATAGTAAAATGCCCTGTATGCCATACAGAGATAGAGATAGGCTCTCAGGTGGCCAAACTATACGGAGCTGTAAGGGCAGCACCGAGGGCACAAAGCAACTATGAAGGTAAAGACTATTTCTTCTGCTGCAAGGCATGTAAGAAAAGATTTGATGAAGATCCAATAAAATTCATTAAAGGATAG
- a CDS encoding TusE/DsrC/DsvC family sulfur relay protein codes for MAKTILGNIEIEIDEDGFIQEPEKWNNEIAEDLAKLEHAYPMTEEHWKVVNYLRDYYLKYEIAPPIRMLVKQTGFDLKKIYQLFPSGPAKGACKIAGLPKPTGCV; via the coding sequence ATGGCAAAGACAATTTTAGGAAACATAGAGATCGAGATCGATGAGGATGGTTTCATCCAGGAGCCTGAAAAATGGAATAATGAAATAGCAGAGGATCTGGCAAAGCTCGAACATGCATATCCCATGACAGAAGAACACTGGAAGGTGGTAAACTATCTGAGAGATTATTATCTCAAATATGAAATAGCACCGCCTATCAGGATGTTGGTAAAACAAACAGGGTTTGACTTAAAAAAGATATATCAGCTCTTTCCATCAGGACCGGCAAAAGGTGCATGCAAGATAGCAGGGCTCCCTAAACCTACAGGATGTGTATGA
- a CDS encoding (Fe-S)-binding protein has product MKLEDIGKDAEQLVKIGPDDLMPLPYPYDKQINEPLIKELTDDQKTRYDASLDGVLAIGIPKPKNKEDEDTLVQRFLSGLKKLLTPENNWTFLQPLYHSLEYCVKCQICSDSCPAYIASGRKEIYRPTFRPEILRRLIDKYIKNRPKLLLKITGSDIELNWQLIARLGELAYRCTLCRKCAQVCPLGIDNGLISHEIRKIFSQEMGIAPKELHELGTVQQLKVGSSTGITPKALANIIEFMEEEIEEKTGKRIKIPVDKEGADILLIHNAGEFMSWPENTMAFAIIFDATGINWTLSSELAGYDAVNYGIWYDDIQLARIAIRHVEIAKALKVKKINVGECGHAHKAMIVVADRVLTGDLNILRESALPLLTDIVLNQKIKLDPSRNNFPVTLHDPCNMVRLMGIVEPQRQIIRKLCPQFKEMEPHGVDNYCCGGGSGFAIMQSMNFPDWRSVISGRMKLKQILEVFQDVISPEVKKYVCAPCSNCKGQIRDLFAFYNLFDRCNIFYGGLVELIVNAMVDIKKPFIEWEWR; this is encoded by the coding sequence ATGAAGCTTGAAGATATAGGTAAAGATGCTGAACAGCTTGTAAAAATAGGGCCTGATGACCTCATGCCTCTTCCATATCCCTATGACAAACAAATCAACGAACCTCTAATTAAAGAATTGACTGATGATCAAAAGACACGTTACGATGCATCTTTAGATGGCGTCCTTGCCATAGGTATCCCTAAACCTAAAAATAAAGAAGATGAGGATACCTTGGTACAGAGATTTCTTTCAGGCCTTAAGAAACTTTTAACACCTGAAAATAACTGGACATTTTTGCAACCCCTCTATCATTCCCTTGAATACTGTGTAAAATGCCAGATATGTAGTGATTCATGCCCTGCGTATATCGCATCTGGAAGAAAGGAGATCTATAGGCCAACATTTAGACCGGAGATATTAAGGAGACTCATAGACAAATACATCAAAAATAGACCAAAGCTCCTTTTGAAAATCACAGGTAGCGATATAGAGCTAAACTGGCAGCTCATAGCAAGGCTTGGAGAGCTCGCATACCGCTGCACACTATGCAGAAAGTGTGCCCAGGTATGTCCATTAGGTATAGATAACGGACTTATAAGCCACGAGATAAGAAAGATATTTAGCCAGGAGATGGGGATTGCCCCAAAGGAACTTCACGAATTGGGCACTGTCCAGCAGTTAAAGGTAGGTTCTTCCACAGGTATAACGCCTAAGGCACTGGCTAATATCATAGAATTCATGGAAGAGGAGATAGAGGAAAAGACAGGAAAAAGGATAAAGATACCGGTAGATAAAGAAGGCGCAGATATACTTCTTATACACAATGCAGGGGAGTTTATGTCCTGGCCTGAAAACACCATGGCCTTTGCCATCATATTTGATGCAACAGGGATAAACTGGACTTTATCCAGTGAACTTGCCGGATATGATGCAGTAAATTACGGTATCTGGTATGATGACATCCAGCTTGCCCGAATTGCCATAAGGCATGTAGAGATAGCCAAGGCACTAAAGGTAAAAAAGATAAATGTAGGCGAGTGTGGTCATGCCCACAAGGCAATGATAGTAGTAGCAGATAGGGTCTTAACAGGGGACCTCAATATCCTTAGGGAGAGTGCATTACCGCTTCTCACAGATATTGTATTGAACCAAAAGATAAAGCTCGATCCTTCAAGAAATAACTTTCCCGTCACATTACATGACCCATGCAATATGGTGAGGCTTATGGGCATTGTAGAGCCCCAGAGACAGATAATAAGAAAGCTCTGCCCTCAATTCAAGGAGATGGAACCACATGGTGTGGATAACTACTGTTGTGGTGGAGGCAGTGGTTTTGCCATCATGCAGTCCATGAACTTCCCTGACTGGAGAAGTGTTATTTCAGGGAGGATGAAATTAAAACAGATCCTTGAGGTATTCCAGGATGTCATATCCCCTGAGGTAAAAAAGTATGTATGTGCACCCTGCTCTAACTGTAAGGGCCAGATAAGGGACCTCTTTGCCTTTTATAATCTCTTTGATAGGTGCAATATCTTCTACGGTGGTCTTGTGGAACTCATTGTAAACGCCATGGTGGATATAAAGAAACCCTTTATAGAATGGGAGTGGAGGTAG
- a CDS encoding RsbRD N-terminal domain-containing protein: MTVTDTLLKNKKAILEEWFKAIISSYPEEAVKFITSEKDRFLNPIGAVIAENIDTIFDFLMEEKHKDVATSALESIIRVMAVQDMKPSKAISWVFYLKEILEKNLKKEDLYNPELYLIFHKIDDLMLLAFDLYMKCQEDIHRIRVKEQMAKKMGINFFSKEER; this comes from the coding sequence TTGACTGTTACAGATACCCTTTTAAAAAACAAAAAAGCGATCCTTGAAGAATGGTTCAAGGCAATCATATCCTCTTATCCAGAAGAGGCCGTGAAGTTCATCACCTCTGAAAAGGACAGGTTTTTAAATCCCATAGGCGCTGTTATTGCAGAAAATATAGATACTATCTTTGACTTCTTAATGGAGGAAAAGCATAAAGATGTTGCAACAAGTGCCTTAGAAAGTATAATAAGGGTAATGGCTGTTCAGGACATGAAACCATCTAAGGCTATTTCATGGGTATTCTATCTTAAAGAGATTCTTGAGAAAAACCTAAAAAAAGAGGATTTGTATAATCCGGAATTATATCTTATCTTTCATAAAATTGATGATTTGATGCTTTTGGCTTTTGATCTATACATGAAATGCCAAGAGGACATACACAGGATAAGGGTTAAGGAACAGATGGCAAAAAAAATGGGGATAAATTTTTTTAGTAAGGAGGAAAGGTGA
- the cobB gene encoding hydrogenobyrinic acid a,c-diamide synthase (glutamine-hydrolyzing) — protein MPGRLMIAAPSGRSGKTTITTGICACLKKRGLVVQAFKKGPDYIDPSWLNAATGRPCRNLDMFMMRKDRVIKSFYDASQDAHISVIEANMGFYDGIKLDGSDSPANLARLVDASVILVVNCARMTRSVAALIQGYVGFEPHNRIKGVILNNVSNKRHEEKLLASIKRHCRIPVLGIVPRSSSLNIMERHLGLTPYKENRDGANIISHMSSFIESCVDMDKIVSIAQSAPDIRPNKSYVRDSKEAKQKKTVKIGIFYDKAFSFYYPENLESLESQGAELVFIDSMKDHLPPNIDAIYIGGGFPELYAREITKNHHLLMQIREAIENWMPLYCECAGIMFLSEGIKTDNGFFEMAGIIPSQVEQKKRPQGHGYMEVEVVTENPFFKKGQVIKGHEFHYSRLITTDHLMFALNVKRGYGIDGSHDGIVYKNMFASYMHIHALGVPLWAKNLVHMAKKYKNGCFNTQRSDKKGVFIHVR, from the coding sequence ATGCCCGGCAGACTGATGATTGCCGCACCATCAGGTAGAAGTGGCAAGACCACCATTACCACAGGGATCTGTGCTTGTCTGAAAAAAAGGGGTCTTGTTGTGCAGGCATTTAAAAAAGGCCCTGACTACATTGATCCCTCATGGCTTAATGCTGCCACAGGAAGGCCTTGCAGAAACCTTGATATGTTCATGATGAGAAAAGATAGGGTTATAAAGAGTTTCTATGATGCCTCACAGGATGCCCATATATCTGTAATAGAGGCTAATATGGGCTTTTATGATGGTATAAAATTAGACGGAAGTGACAGCCCTGCAAACCTTGCAAGGCTTGTAGATGCATCTGTTATATTGGTGGTAAACTGCGCCCGTATGACCAGGAGTGTGGCTGCGCTGATTCAGGGTTATGTAGGTTTTGAGCCTCATAACCGGATAAAAGGGGTTATCTTGAATAATGTATCCAATAAAAGGCACGAAGAAAAGCTATTGGCAAGTATAAAAAGGCACTGCCGTATCCCTGTCCTGGGAATTGTCCCAAGGTCTTCGTCTTTGAATATAATGGAGAGACACCTCGGGCTCACCCCTTATAAAGAAAACAGAGATGGTGCGAACATAATCTCTCATATGAGTAGCTTTATAGAGAGTTGTGTGGATATGGATAAAATTGTGTCTATTGCACAAAGTGCACCAGATATAAGACCAAACAAATCTTATGTGAGGGATTCAAAAGAAGCAAAGCAAAAAAAGACGGTAAAGATAGGTATCTTCTACGATAAGGCATTCAGTTTTTACTATCCTGAAAATCTCGAGAGCCTTGAGTCACAAGGGGCAGAACTGGTGTTCATAGATTCTATGAAAGACCATCTGCCACCTAACATAGATGCCATATATATAGGTGGAGGTTTTCCGGAATTGTATGCCAGAGAGATAACAAAAAACCACCATCTTTTAATGCAGATAAGGGAAGCTATTGAGAACTGGATGCCTTTGTATTGTGAGTGTGCAGGTATAATGTTTTTAAGTGAAGGTATAAAAACCGACAACGGTTTCTTTGAGATGGCAGGCATAATACCTTCACAGGTAGAGCAAAAGAAGAGACCACAAGGTCACGGCTACATGGAGGTAGAGGTAGTTACAGAAAACCCCTTTTTCAAAAAAGGACAGGTCATAAAAGGTCATGAATTCCATTATTCACGATTAATAACAACAGACCATCTAATGTTTGCATTAAATGTTAAAAGAGGTTATGGGATAGACGGAAGCCATGACGGTATAGTTTATAAAAACATGTTTGCATCATATATGCACATCCATGCCTTAGGGGTTCCTCTATGGGCAAAAAATCTTGTCCATATGGCAAAGAAATACAAAAATGGTTGTTTTAATACACAAAGGTCTGATAAAAAGGGGGTGTTTATTCATGTCAGATGA
- a CDS encoding (Fe-S)-binding protein produces the protein MDKPEDIKKALNLYHPKGNWMEPKVEFKKGTYCYGAPLKHQKYLELPNPREWQPHDIDWKLPENWQEIILDGMAELLKKNRAFKLFMDICVRCGACSDKCHFFIGSGDPKNMPVLRAELLRSVYRRYFTLHGRLLGRLAGARRLTVNVLKEWFYYFYQCTECRRCSVYCPYGIDTCEITMMARELLNLVGCNIQWVVEPASNCFRTGNHLGVPPHAFKETMGFALDEVKDLTGINVEAPINKKGAEVLFIAPSADYFASPHWYTLLGYLMLFHEIGLDYTWSAYASEGGNFGLFHSVELAKRLNAKIYAEAKRLKVKWILGGECGHMWRAIHQYMDTMNGPADFLEVPVSPLTGTRFEHARSTKMIHIAEFTADLIQNNVLNLDKSRNDRYKITFHDSCNPARSMGLLEEPRFIIKNTCNHFFEMPENTIREKTFCCGSGAGLGADENLEMRLRGGMPRAMAVKYVKEKYGVNMLACMCAIDKAALPSLLEYWTPGVEVCGIHELLGNALIMKGEKKRETNLRGEPLKEDDVE, from the coding sequence ATGGACAAACCTGAGGATATAAAAAAAGCCCTAAATCTATACCACCCAAAAGGGAATTGGATGGAACCAAAGGTGGAATTTAAAAAAGGTACTTATTGTTACGGTGCACCTTTAAAGCATCAGAAATACCTTGAGCTTCCCAATCCCAGGGAATGGCAACCCCATGACATAGACTGGAAGTTGCCTGAAAACTGGCAGGAAATAATATTAGACGGCATGGCCGAGCTTCTCAAGAAAAACCGTGCATTTAAACTATTTATGGACATATGTGTCCGGTGCGGTGCCTGTAGCGATAAATGTCATTTTTTTATAGGTTCAGGGGACCCTAAAAACATGCCTGTGCTCAGGGCAGAGCTTTTACGCTCTGTTTACAGGAGATACTTTACCCTTCATGGCAGATTATTAGGGAGATTGGCAGGTGCAAGAAGGCTTACCGTGAATGTTTTAAAAGAATGGTTCTACTATTTCTATCAGTGCACAGAGTGCAGGAGGTGCTCTGTTTACTGTCCCTATGGTATAGACACATGCGAGATCACCATGATGGCAAGGGAACTTTTAAATCTTGTAGGGTGCAACATCCAGTGGGTTGTTGAGCCTGCTTCAAACTGCTTTAGAACAGGTAATCATCTTGGCGTGCCACCGCATGCATTCAAGGAGACCATGGGGTTTGCTCTGGATGAGGTAAAAGACTTGACCGGCATAAATGTAGAGGCGCCCATCAATAAAAAAGGTGCAGAGGTATTGTTTATTGCCCCATCAGCAGACTATTTTGCAAGCCCGCACTGGTATACCCTCCTGGGATATCTTATGCTCTTTCACGAGATAGGGCTTGACTATACCTGGAGTGCCTATGCATCAGAGGGGGGGAATTTCGGGCTCTTTCACTCTGTAGAGCTCGCAAAGAGATTAAATGCCAAGATATACGCAGAGGCAAAGAGATTAAAGGTAAAATGGATTTTAGGTGGTGAATGCGGTCATATGTGGAGGGCCATACACCAATACATGGACACAATGAACGGCCCTGCAGATTTTTTAGAAGTCCCGGTATCTCCTTTGACAGGAACACGTTTTGAACATGCCAGGTCAACGAAGATGATCCATATCGCTGAATTTACTGCAGACCTTATACAAAACAATGTGTTAAATCTCGATAAGTCAAGAAACGATAGGTATAAGATAACCTTTCATGATTCTTGTAATCCTGCGAGGAGTATGGGGCTTCTGGAAGAACCGAGATTTATCATAAAAAATACATGTAATCATTTCTTTGAGATGCCTGAAAACACCATAAGAGAAAAGACATTCTGCTGTGGAAGCGGTGCTGGTCTCGGTGCCGATGAAAACTTGGAGATGCGTCTAAGAGGCGGTATGCCCAGGGCAATGGCAGTAAAATATGTGAAAGAGAAATACGGTGTCAATATGCTTGCATGCATGTGCGCCATAGATAAAGCTGCGCTGCCCTCTTTACTGGAATACTGGACACCTGGGGTAGAGGTCTGCGGTATCCATGAACTCTTAGGCAATGCCCTTATAATGAAGGGAGAGAAAAAGAGAGAAACAAACTTAAGGGGTGAACCATTAAAAGAAGATGATGTGGAATAG
- the dsrM gene encoding sulfate reduction electron transfer complex DsrMKJOP subunit DsrM — MKAFLPFFLLTIIASIVYTGTKFWHGHIIFGVIIPYLCFAVGLAGFIIKIIRWAASPVPFNITTSYGQQKSLSFIKPNRIESPASGFGVFMRMLLEVLFFRSLLRNDKVILYGQDKRLVYGSDRYLWMASVLFHWSLLIIVLRHLRFFLEPVPNWVLFLQDMDSAFRSNITPFYISQILISIGILYLFLRRFKKRIMYISLPSDYFALFLIGGIILSGILMRYIYRADLLAVKAFIFGLMYLKPLPYTGFGAMFYVHICLVSILMAYLPYSKLMHMAGIFLSPTRNMANDSRMRRHINPWNYPVNEHTYEEWEEEFKDALKEAEIPLDREGGNAK; from the coding sequence GTGAAGGCTTTTTTGCCTTTTTTTCTTCTAACAATCATAGCATCCATTGTTTATACAGGCACAAAATTTTGGCATGGCCATATAATATTCGGGGTAATCATACCTTATCTATGTTTTGCCGTTGGCCTGGCGGGTTTTATAATAAAGATAATAAGATGGGCAGCATCACCTGTGCCTTTTAATATAACCACCTCATATGGCCAACAAAAGTCTCTTTCCTTTATTAAACCCAATAGAATAGAAAGCCCTGCATCAGGGTTTGGTGTATTCATGAGGATGCTTTTGGAGGTTTTGTTCTTTCGCTCCCTCCTTCGTAATGATAAGGTAATCTTGTATGGCCAGGATAAAAGGCTCGTCTACGGTAGTGATAGATATCTATGGATGGCTTCAGTATTGTTTCACTGGTCTTTGCTTATTATTGTTTTAAGACATCTGAGATTTTTCCTTGAACCAGTGCCTAACTGGGTTTTATTTCTACAGGACATGGATAGTGCCTTTAGATCAAATATAACACCTTTTTATATAAGCCAAATACTTATTTCCATAGGCATCTTATATCTGTTTCTCAGAAGATTTAAAAAAAGAATCATGTATATATCTTTGCCCTCTGATTATTTCGCCCTCTTTCTCATAGGTGGCATTATATTATCAGGGATACTAATGCGGTATATATATAGGGCAGACCTCCTTGCAGTAAAGGCATTTATATTCGGGCTTATGTATTTAAAGCCCCTCCCATACACAGGCTTTGGAGCCATGTTTTATGTCCATATATGCCTTGTAAGCATCCTTATGGCATATCTCCCTTATAGTAAGCTTATGCATATGGCAGGCATATTTTTAAGCCCCACAAGAAATATGGCCAATGACAGCCGTATGAGAAGACACATAAATCCATGGAACTATCCTGTGAATGAACATACATATGAAGAATGGGAAGAAGAATTCAAAGATGCCTTAAAAGAGGCAGAAATACCTCTGGACAGAGAGGGAGGTAATGCAAAATAA